CATTCGTGCGTCCTGGCGTCAAACTAACACTCAATTTGACTTTTCCACAGGATCCTGATCCAGCAATGCAGCCTCTTCGCTCAACATCCTGTCAACTCGCGATTTTGAGACGAAAACCGTCCCCACGGGAATTCCCAGTTGTTCTGCAGCCTCGGCTCCGCTCAGGTCTTCGAACGTCATCAGACGAAATGCTTCGAACGTCGTTTCTTTGACTCGCCCCCGGACACGTTGAATCGCAAGTTCCAGAATCTCGCGATTCGCTTCATCGTCGAGTTGTGAAAGCAGGTCGTCCTTCGCTTCAACCGTATCAAGTTTTGTTAGCAACTGCAGACTGCCCGGCACAGCCACGTTTCGGCTCATCGATCGCAGGTAGTCGGCCCACGCGCGCCACGCAATTGTTTTCAGCCAGCTACGAAACCGGCCTCCGTGGTCATATTCGAACGAACCCATCTGTTTGGCCAGTTGCAAAAGCACGTTCTGCATAACGTCTCTGGCGTCGGCCTCCTGCAGCCCCCACCGTCGGCACCACCCTTCAATGCGAGGACCGTATCTTTGAACAAAGCGGATCCATGCCTGGTGTTGCTGAACGTCATCCTTCAAGGCGCAAAGCAAGCTCAGGCTGGTTACCGAATCTGTTGAAGCGTCACGTCTCGTCATGATCTGATTGTACGCCAGGATCCTGCGTCAACATGCCTTACGGCAAAACATCGGAACACAAATATCAATTTTGCTTCCGAATGCTGAATACCCGCCGCCGTGGCCGGAAATTGTGTGTAAGTAGTCGGTTCAGACGGCGGGCCCGTCACCGGAGCCACCATCGCAGCCACAAAACGCCATTTCAATCCCGACTACCTTTCCGCAACATACAACCGCTCACCTCGCACCGGAACTCACCACGGACGACAACGGCAACTTCGTGTACCGGGGTCTATTCGTCGGAGCCTACACCTTTCAGATTGAAGCCGCCGGTTACGAATCGAACGAACTGCCACTCATTCCTGCAGGAAAGCACAGTTTGAAGATCGTTCTGACAAAGTTGCACTAATAATCCATGTGCTTATCCCCGAGTGGCGTCGAACAACCAACCTTCGGCTTCGGAAACCAATGACGTTTCCTTATGTGTTGCCGATGCTGGCAGAAGCCCCGGTTTTCCGGGGCTTCTGTTTTTGCCTGGCCTGGAGAATGCGTTGCCCAATGGCGGAGAATGCGTATTGGTGTGGGGGACTCGATCGGGATTTGATGCTTGGTCCGAGGCGATTTTCAGGTCGGCTTGATATGGCTCAATCTGTCATGAGAGTTCGGTAGTTGGCACACATTGAGTTGCCTTTCGTTGAGTATCATCAGGTGCAAACCGGACAGAGATTGAGTGATTGTTAGAGTGTGTGAGAACGAGTCGCGGTCGCTTCTCGCCGAGATGTGAATGTCGGCGTTCTGGCGAACGCAGCTACGGCAGATCATTTTCAAGCAGTTGCCCACGATTCCGTCGTTTGGCCGACGCCGCAGCCGAGCCTCCCCGTTGGCGTCGGATCAAACAACCAGGCCGCGCCGCTACCGGCCATTGCGGCGAGCGGCCAGTTCATCGAAGGGTGCCGACATCGAGTTGGTATTCGAGTTGTAAGATCCCTTTGCGGTTTGACGACCGATCGACTTGTAGAAGGCTTCCACGTCCGCAGCGGTATCCATATACTTCACCGTTCCGTCTGGGAAGAACGCGGTCGCACCGCCCCGGAAACCGGCGAACTGGTCCTGCGCTCCGT
This DNA window, taken from Fuerstiella marisgermanici, encodes the following:
- a CDS encoding RNA polymerase sigma factor — its product is MTRRDASTDSVTSLSLLCALKDDVQQHQAWIRFVQRYGPRIEGWCRRWGLQEADARDVMQNVLLQLAKQMGSFEYDHGGRFRSWLKTIAWRAWADYLRSMSRNVAVPGSLQLLTKLDTVEAKDDLLSQLDDEANREILELAIQRVRGRVKETTFEAFRLMTFEDLSGAEAAEQLGIPVGTVFVSKSRVDRMLSEEAALLDQDPVEKSN